A single genomic interval of Cyprinus carpio isolate SPL01 chromosome B24, ASM1834038v1, whole genome shotgun sequence harbors:
- the rnpc3 gene encoding RNA-binding region-containing protein 3, translating into MAEVDEADIQTKKSKTLIVRHLPRELNRDEKEDLLKYFGASSVRVLSEKGPLKHMAFATFSSETSASKALNRLHQLRILGHTLVVEFAKDQDHVTVLKDPPVSKSGVGVQAEKGKKEKQQNNVPLVDNSIAPSLGLKFQTNPTLKYLYPPPSSGILTNITHTLLSVPKFYVQVLHLMNKMNLPSPFGPVTAPPPMFEMPPGPLPPMPPPFPPENPPLPEHEEGASGSEEESEYESGDEEDKERMIRLMGLVNQPCKRPLKTKTSSKRKKPKLKDLLFIPKPDSHGPSGPALQPSDVFEQPQTLGQKKIEFHISAEVSTILEGPRQNQEPQFADATEDTVEMEVSVQDAAEGFGKIYPSAQVPRHEEERVEDEDIPSEFISRRELERGRLSRDEMKKMSVFKNYEPGEPTCRLYVKNVARQVEEKDLKFIYGWYIDISSEEERNMFDIVLMKEGRMKGQAFIGLPSERSAEKALKETNGYVLNDKPLVVQFARSAKPKQESADSKKGGKKH; encoded by the exons ATGGCAGAGGTAGACGAGGCCGACATTCAGACGAAGAAAAGCAAAACCCTTATCGTACGGCATCTGCCCAGAGAACTCAACAGAGATGAAAAAGAGGATCTCCTGAAATATTTTGGTGCCTCATCTGTCAGAGTGCTGTCAGAGAAGGGACCCCTA AAACATATGGCATTTGCAACCTTTAGCAGCGAGACCTCTGCCTCTAAG GCACTGAACAGACTTCATCAGCTGAGGATCCTTGGTCACACACTAGTGGTTGAGTTTGCGAAAGATCAAGACCATGTCACTGTTCTTAAAGACCCACCAGTGTCTAAGAG TGGTGTTGGTGTCCAGGCTGAGAaggggaagaaagaaaaacaacaaaacaatgttcCTCTGGTGGACAACAGCATTGCTCCCAGTCTGGG GTTGAAATTTCAGACAAATCCAACGCTGAAATATTTATACCCTCCTCCTTCAAGTGGAATTTTGACAAACATTACACACACTCTTCTGAGCGTGCCCAAGTTCTACGTTCAA GTTCTTCACTTGATGAATAAGATGAACCTTCCCAGCCCGTTTGGACCAGTGACAGCTCCTCCGCCAATG TTTGAGATGCCTCCAGGCCCACTGCCGCCCATGCCCCCACCCTTCCCCCCAGAGAACCCTCCTCTCCCGGAGCACGAGGAGGGGGCGTCGGGCAGTGAAGAAGAATCTGAGTACGAAAGTGGAGATGAGGAGGACAAGGAGAG GATGATCAGACTGATGGGCCTCGTTAACCAGCCATGCAAAAGACCGTTGAAAACAAAGACTTCTTCCAAGAGAAAGAAACCCAAACTAAAAGACCTCCTGTTTATTCCCAAACCAGATTCCCACGG CCCCTCAGGCCCAGCCCTGCAGCCATCAGACGTGTTCGAGCAACCTCAGACACTTGGACAGAAAAAGATTGAGTTCCATATATCGGCTGAGGTGTCCACCATCCTCGAGGGTCCCAGACAGAATCAGGAACCGCAATTTGCAGATGCGACTGAAG ACACGGTAGAGATGGAGGTTTCCGTTCAGGATGCTGCAGAAGGGTTTGGGAAGATCTACCCAAGCGCTCAGGTCCCCAGACACGAGGAAGAGAGGGTAGAAGATGAGGACATCCCCTCGGAGTTCATCTCTAGGAGAGAGCTAGAGAGAGGGAGACTCTCTAGAGACG AGATGAAGAAAATGTCTGTGTTTAAAAATTATGAACCTGGAGAACCAACCTGCAGACTTTATGTTAAGAATGTTGCAAGGCAAGTTGAAGAAAAA GATCTGAAGTTCATCTACGGCTGGTATATCGACATCTCCTCAGAGGAGGAGAGAAACAT GTTTGATATTGTTTTGATGAAAGAGGGGAGGATGAAAGGTCAGGCCTTCATCGGGCTCCCCAGCGAGAGAAGCGCAGAAAAGGCCTTAAAGGAAACCAATGGATATGTTCTCAACGACAAACCTCTTGTGGTG CAATTTGCCCGATCTGCAAAACCTAAACAGGAATCTGCTGACTCAAAGAAAGGAGGGAAAAAACACTGA